AGAAATCGTTGAGTGAAAATGAGCGGCCTTGTCACAGTAACTAAATAATGCCAAATTGAATCTTTCATAGTTGGCCACCAATGTTACCGATTTACAAGTTCTAAAGATTTGTCGACTTCCAGGTGTTCTGCCATTCTTGTGTTGTGACATTGTGTCCGAATTAGTCTTCTGATGGCAAATACAGTTTTCAATTGAATTGAAGACAAACATCTGCTAGGGTTCAAATATTTGGATACTGTTGGGCAGGAGTTGAAGGATCCAGCTTAGTAGCTGGTGCCAACCTGTGGTGAAAGATTTTCTAGTAAGTGTTGCCAACAGAGTTCTGCTGGCAGGATGGTTTCCTGAACATGTGATGACTCTCATTCTAACCGTTGGGTAAGCCTCAGTCTTAATGTTCTGGGAAACAAGTCATTAAGTAATGTGAAAATTAAACCTAGTGAAAAACAATGACAGACTGATCTGGGTGGGGATCATTAGCTCTGAGAGCAATTAAAATGCATCTAACAAATAATTCTTCCAGATATGAGCAAGTTCATCCTTAATTTCCTCATTCAGCCCAAATCGAAACTGATGTCATTCAGCTACAGAATCCCACTAAGTGTCATGTACCTAATTCCTGAATCCTGATTTATATTCCAGCATTGAGCATTCACCTTTGGCGTAAGTGTGTTAGGGTCACATTTTCCATGCACCGAGTCGGCCATAGCTCTCTGGAAATCGAGACTTGAGGCTCAGTCATTAGCAAATGAGACAAGTGGgcctaaaattgatttatttgtgTCCGCATTTCTTCACTGACTTGCAGAATTTCTTAATCTAAAACAGAGGTTGCTGTGGAGGCTCCCTTAAAGTCCATGCGGACCTTATTATTTTGTCATGTTCTCTCGACGTGCCGGATACAGCTGCGAGAGGTCGGAGAGGCAGTGAGACTCTGAAGGATGGATGCTATGTAAAGAACAGCAGAAGATTGTGGTCAACCAACGAGCAGAGGTCAGGATTCCAGACTACAGAGTGGTTTGTAAACAAGCTGTGGTTAGCAACAGGAATTCCAACATACAGCTGGCACAAGCTGGATTAAAGTACCAAGGACACAATAATCTGGCGTTGACTGAATGCTAGAAGCTGCTTAATATACCTTAGTTATTTCAGGAAGTCGGTGTCAGCTGTAGGTAAGAAGGCCATCTACTTATTACATTACCTTCTGAACAGAGTTTGTGAAGAAATTCTTGAAGTTCCTGATATCTCGCTGTACAGTCTCTACAGCCCATGTTATGATCCTCTGGCTTTTTCAACCCTACCTGGTGCATGATTGATACAATCTGATCTGACTGGTCTACATCTTCTTTCCTCACTTGTCATTGTGTTATGTATAATTATTATAACACTAATAATGTTTGAAATCTTTTCAGAGGGGACATTACTGTGTCTTGATTCCCATACATAGATTGTGGGGAGTTatgtatacacaaacacacacttatatacacacagaaatacaccCACGTACATTTGCGCACACATAAATACACATTCACACTGCAGGCTGGCAAACAGAATCAATTTGGTGTAATCCAGCATATGTTCTCCACGAATCAGGAACAAATATATCAGATGATTCTTCTAAACCTACCAGCtaagataaaataaacatattactaAGGCAGCACTGAAATTACtctaaaaatatgttaaaaaaaacccaattaaTATTGTATCACTAAATTTATTCAGCTAAAATCATTAGCAAGAACAGTATCACCAAAAACTATTTTATAACCTATAATTATATCATGATCATCTGTGCACTGTTGATTACAATATCATTAGTAGTATAGATTGATCTTATGCCGCTGTATCCTGCGATTACAACATTATAACATATACGAACCAGTTGTTTTtttctgacgcgtttctccacttcCATTCGTTTCCTCAAAGGCACAACGTTACTCCTTTATGCTTTATTTAATGACTATTCTTTCCATATTATTTTGGGACACATTACAGATTCCTAACAAGAGAATTGCTCGTTGTATATTTGTTGCTTGGCCGACAATATAGAGCCAATCCTATTGTGAATCAACTGAAAGTTGTTATGCAGCTTATAGCAAAGATCATTGGTTGTACTGTTCTTGTTAATAATTTTaaactaataaatgtaatttatgattACATTTTAACTTCGTCTCGCTATTTTTTAGaggaattatattttttaatgtaattttttaataatTGCTAGATTATATTAGATGTTTTTACTTATCGTTAGAGTAATTTCAGCACggctttattaatatttttggaTTATATTCTCCACGTCATTTTTCATCGCTTCTAAGGCTAGCTGGTTGTTGGGGACACCAGCGAGCAGTCTCATTCTTAACCTTCACTCTATGGGGTGAATTCAATTAATCTGATGTGCTGTAGAGTGTAGAGGGCCTCCACAATGTTTGTGAAGCCCCTCCCGCGGTGATATATCGTCACTTATTTTTCTTCACACACGATAGGCGTGTGCGGGAAATTCAGTAATGTTTGGGTAGAGATAAGCTCAGCCGGACATCACCGGCTCTTCGTGGGGAATTGAGTTTACCCCTATATTTTCTTAATACATTTCTGCTACTTGCTGCTAATGTATTTGCTTATTAACTAACTAAaataacaaaaccagagaaaaaacaagcccacgttcggtatatcccacattatatatggttccggctgcttggcaataagcctgcgctcagtatatcctATATTGTATGTGGttcagctgcgtggcaatataaatgcccacatatgtatacagaacaaaaagacagttgtcagcgcttatcctttacactgcatatctgtgtgtgtctagcaaaatggaaaacatgaggtattagttcatattttgatcaaaacagttaagcctgcatcccaacatcaagagtacctcattatatgcaggtcctacacggacctatatgctttaaacaccattacaaTGCTGTAATGATGTTTTAaagcattttaattaaaatagcaaattgtcTAATAATAACATCTACACTTTCTTTGTACAGGAACTGAGTCCTATCCTAACGCATGCCCTGGAACTGCAGCCTTATTACAGGTAAGGAGACGTAACACAAAACCAGGCTTGAGAAGGGACCGTAACCATTGGAAAAATAGTTCTACGCATTCCACAGAACTCATCtagtatcttaatataatatataggatGTAACCCAAGATGAGGTCTTAGGGGCTCATTTTATGATTGGACATAACAAATAAGAATGTGTTTCCGACATCAAATTCATGTTAGAAATGTACTTAGCGTGGTAACATCGCCAACACAATAGACAAATGTTTTAGGGAATAGTTTGTTAAAATAATCGTTATTTACATTCAAAAGTAACATTCATTAAAAATGCTTCTTCATCATGATTATATAGATTTGCTGTGTGCTACTCTTAATATATAGTTTACAAGCCAACCTAACTATTCGCTAACATTACTTAATGATAATGATACAATAACGGGTTTTTTAGCACCTTGGTATAAATGACCAATAattcattatatataataatttattcaatATAAATGATAGAGGATCTTTCATTACAGCTCTGGTTTAAACATGCCCTAAAATAAACTTTGGTGCAATCATGGTAAACCAGGGGAGAATTGCTGCAAAACATTGCAAACTAGGAAAACgcaaaaacatacacacacacacacacacacacacacacacacacacacacacagacaccccccccccccccccacacacacacactgctgtagatatttaaatttaaagagCAAAAGTGATTTGTGCCTGGGTTTTTTTAGATgccatttttataaatgttcgGTCTCTTAACCAGtgattgtttttttccatcattctAGAATGTCACAAAGGGATTAACAGATCGAAAGCAGAATGACCAGAGAAAGATTTCTCAAGGAAGACTAACCCCTCGTCCCCACAGCTTTGTGGCAGCCTCCAAAGAGACCCTTTTGGAGCAGAAGGAAAACTTTGACCCTCTTAAGCACATGACCAATATGCACAAAGCTGGACCCTCGGACACTTGTAAGACCACAAATAGTCCGATCTGTAAGACCATAAATAGTCCAGAACAAGAGTTTGGGAAGTCAATTCTGAAGAAGCCCAAAGAAACTGACTTGTCACAAGGGAGCCACTTACAAGTTCCAGCTGTATCTAATGTGGCTCTTCATGTACAAGGTCCTCCTCCAGCTCCTGTGGATTCCAAATTTGTTTCTCGAGTTGAACTTCTGGGTGCTGGGAACCGGCCTCCGTTATTAAGAGCTCTTTCTTGGGACAGTGTAGCACCCGAGCAGAAGAATAAATCTAGTTTGGAATTACCTGAAAATGACTTGCTTTCTAACCAACATAAATGTAGcaataaaacatcaaaatttaCAGAGCTCAAGGATTTTCATATTCAACCAGTACGGCTTCAGAAACTGACCAAGCTGAGAGAGGTAAGATAACTATATTTGTACCTATTGTAGTGGCTTCATCTGGATCATTTTTATCACATGTGGTAGTTGTAACCATGATTTCTTGCAAGTACCTCTGCCGCGTTGCACCGCTAGATTCGGAGTTACCAAATGTGCATGGACTGGTTTTTAGGGTTCCTTATATCTGTAAGATAATCCCAAAGAAATCCCTGGTTATCTGCAGAATCCATTTAGCTGGGTGAGGTGTATAAATGATCTAGGAGGTTGGATATAATTGAAAGTTTGACCTGAATCAAACACACATCTCTACTTtgcatggttaaaaaaaacattgctgtaATACACATCACTTATAATACTGAAGCATTGTCTGCCAGCTCCTGGTTAGCGGAATGTTATGCAATACCGAGGAGTTTGGTAGAAAGCCGTAAATGTAGCACTATGGTGCCTTTTTATTtcattaagttttttttatttgtataaatgcTTAATTTACGCACTTTCCAGAGATATGGGACATTTCCAGGGCATCAATAAATGTTTCTCAATGTAttcaaaaaaggaaattaaaatatcttattcctgcaggggcaaacgcaggatttgtagagggggggtttccgcaccacgccaccagtgggcgtgaccagcaggcatggggggcgtggct
The nucleotide sequence above comes from Mixophyes fleayi isolate aMixFle1 unplaced genomic scaffold, aMixFle1.hap1 Scaffold_4025, whole genome shotgun sequence. Encoded proteins:
- the LOC142134147 gene encoding inositol 1,4,5-triphosphate receptor associated 1-like; the protein is MTNMHKAGPSDTCKTTNSPICKTINSPEQEFGKSILKKPKETDLSQGSHLQVPAVSNVALHVQGPPPAPVDSKFVSRVELLGAGNRPPLLRALSWDSVAPEQKNKSSLELPENDLLSNQHKCSNKTSKFTELKDFHIQPVRLQKLTKLREEHKLLRSQNLTGQKLPDLSEAAEQERGPSPVQCLSADDEEEAKGETDVMPNIPDILLRKLRIHKSLQNSAPALSEKDIEVSHTEITGKLNSYFCSSPIGYQVYFPSCYYARIILCYILHYYSTYIG